GTAGACCATTAGGGCCGTGATGCCGTCGGCTCGCCGGAGCTGGCTAACccgcggccgtgcgccgccatggccgtcgtcatTTCCCTTAGCCACCGAAATTGCTACAattgatggtacccctaggtgcgcacgGGTGAGGTGAACACACTAGAACCCGTGGCCTCATCGGAGCTGCCACCGGCAACGAGCTACCGCCGTCGCTCTTCttccctcccctgtctgtctctctgactAGCGGGGTCCGCTTGTCAGCAGCCGCACGTAGGCGGGAGCCGACCTTAGGCCACGCCGTGTTTCTGGGCCACGCTGGCGCGCGCATCGCGGGCCGCAATGGCtttccgggccggcccagtagtggATAGGgtttccattttgttttgtttattctttttcacagatttgggtacagattcaaaaatatatatctcttggttggtagatccaaatgatgtggttccaattttgttgagtcccTGGTAatatctagtttatattaaaaatataatttatgccatgttctgttatgaaaaatggagttactaattatctcttttaatcatgtgggaaatagaggtaattatatctttttctgtgtagcttcaaatggcatgaaatttttatggtgtactgctcatatcatgaatagcttgtagttaaattttcatacattttggacactgtatgtaggagttaggtaattctcttgtttgcatggatggatcttgtgtgaattttcataatttttctataggtccagtaaaggtaaaatttggtgagtgctattcttatgctagaatgatactagaaaaaatgtgaaatctattgcttgacacttttcaatagggtttcctaattatgctagaaatagacctgccatctgttatttctgatacagcaagttctgcttgcccaattgctttgaaatttttatggtagtctatttgaagcatgagatagctactctaatttttgtagatttttctgtatagttttactatatgttgctttaatcacctaattaactaaataaattagaaaaggacattaaataatttatttagaagttggcactatactttctgatgttcctctggtatgcacaataagttggtaaacttggtttggtctaattatgcttttgcatcatcactaaatatttaatttagtaaacctgtcatttctggacagattctatgtttacttgaattcgatttggttaacgtaagaattatgctttgatgtttataaatgatttgtagagaatttcataagatttctagaatgtcctcttgcaagtcatttgaaattgtagaactcttgttgtgattgaattaaagAACTGCTTGTTTACATATGAAAccttaactgttgatttaaggatgcctttactattcctaagcttgtggtaatgtttctaggtgttaggcctttaattgAAGATGAGTATCTTTATATTAGGTTAtccaagttaggtaagttgatcttgttcttcaagttaagttagatacatgttttaaagtgatttgaatagagttattcttaatcggtaaacgagtgtccagtgatattttcgttaaacacttactattatccattcatcatgagcatcatgtcattccttatgcatccatgatatttatcttgtgcatcggtatgcaataggtgtaccggaaggagtgacactgctggaattcaaggaaccgagcggggagcagcagcagccaacaccggaggttcaggaggtgcagccctcaggagaagtgccagacgaggtcgtcgttgagtgcccggatcaccgttcgtgcaactttgtgaaaggcaagtcccggagcatattaagcctcctaacttctgaaatgcaattaaagtattattgttacatatatattgttgcattaagcttaggtgttggatgcaaacacttgctgcattggttatccaatccttgtctagatattgataccctgaatcctatgtagctcaggctcgtgtagtgcttagccctgcttaaacgcagtagaagtcaggtgatttcctatcacctgcgagctatagggatatacatatggcatggttggctatatttgctatcgtggaaaagaacctgtcttaatttgaattgaagaccaggcggaggcttgccggtttgtagtgactctgtctgtgtcgcttaaggactgaatcttggagccttttctgttcatgttgaacacatgcctctctcttagctagccgggtctggagaccgaccacgaagccgagtagcttacctcaggccaggagtcgataagtataaagtacgcctcggaagggagctgtaggtgtgagtccaagggcaggtgatttaaaagtcctgatcgtcctagcagaagggtaatctctgagagtgctggcgctgatcgaacccacgaatttggttcttgagttgtaccaaaggtgactcacgGCTACCCTtataaagtatgccagggtgagagttaggaataccccctcagctgagttgaaattcgattcgagtcgccgtctctcaccggttagtgagaacttgacgggcttatctccaaagtagatacactaaatgacataatggttcagaaatgatgatatgatgatgacagccttattatacctgctatggttaatattgcttgctcctaataagtgagtgctctagtacaggtgcaaatctagtagacaggtaaatgatgataaacttgatgcgaagtttaaattggtcactatattcataagctcttttatgcaactgtgtccagctagcccacctcataagccttgcatgacccttggtatcctttatttctggttttgacgggtaagtctagctgagtatcttctcgtactcagggtttatctcccacctgttgtagatgaccagttctactttggttgctgcaagtattgccttctcccgactggggatgaagactagaccgttgggcacggtctctcctagttctcgtacctgaagatacttttggtgggacatgactaagatctggcaatgtatttgaaactatgaagttatgtactaaactatgttgcatcctcaaatttgaacttggtttgtaatattttatttgaactctgatggatgtaatccgaatgccacttgtgaaatattgtaacaaatgatgtgttgtgttgaatcactatggtcttgatTTGTATGTCGGGAGTTGTTTAAAATCTTTCGTGATttccagactaccgggattatgggagcttaagtacaggaatttaaccacttcgatgattgtttttgtacttacgttcttataatttggtcggttctattacagatcCCGATGCCGACGGTGGCGACAGTGAGGTGGCAGGCTCCAATCGGCCTTCTACCTCTGCTGTCTGGGATGATTTTGAGAAGCACTTCAAGAAGGTGCCAGGTAAGGCGAGACCCATCAGGTATGCTGCCACTTGCAAACATTGCAAGAAACAATACTGTGCTTATTCTGCTAATGGCACTAGACATCTTACTCGACATCTTAAGGTTTGTGTTAAGCGTCGTGAGAAATGTCGCATGTCTTAAACTCAAATTGGttttaatcctgatggttctgttCGTCGCTGGGAGTACAATGTTGATGTAGCTCGTGTTGAGCTTGTTCATATGCTTGCTAGGCTAGATTTACCTTTACTGATTGGTGAAACTGATGCCTTTAAAGATTACATTAAAACTGCTCATAACCCTGCCTTTGCATCTGTCTCTAAGCAAACTACTGCTAGAGATCTGTTTAAGCACTTCAATGGTAAACGTGAAAAATTAATGACTTGTTTGCAAGACAATGTTGTTTCATCTGTTGCTGTTACCTCTGATATTTGGTCTGGAAAGGTCAAAGAAGATTATCTGTCTGTTGTGGCTCATTTCATTAATGCTGATGGGTAATTAGAGAAAATGGTGCTTGGTTTAAGGTTGATTGATGTCTCCCATAATGCTGAAAACATTGCTGAGCGTGTTAAAACTGTCCTTGCTGAGTATGGTATACTTAACAAGGTTTTTTCTGTGACTTTGGATAATGCATCTACCAATAAAAATGCAATGGATAAACTAAAACCTATACTTAAAGAGTATTTAGGTGCTGATCTGTTTTTGCATCAACGATGTGCTTGTCATATTATTAACTTGATTGTTAAGGAAGCATTGGCTGCTGTTAATCCTTTCATTGACAACTTTAGAACTGCGATCTTTTTTTTgaactcctctaatcaaagaattgctacaTACAAGAGTTATTGCATTGCTAGCAGTGTTAGACCTAGGAAGTTCTCACGGGATATGGATGTTAGGTGGAACTCCACCTACCTTATGCTGAAAACATTGTTACCTCACAGGAGTACTTTCAGTACTTTTATTGAGGCTAATTACCCTAGACCTGCAGGTAGTCCTTTCCTGTTGACTGATGATCACTGGGATATGGCAACTAAGATGTTGTAATTTCTTGAACTGTTTTATGACTCTACTGTTGCTTTATCTAGGTGTGTACTATCCTACTTCTCCACTTATGATTCATCATATTGTTAAGATTATTGTTCACCTGCATAAATATCAACATGATGAACATCTGAGATCTGTTGTGCAGTCTATGATTGACAAATATAATAAGTACTGGAAGAACATACCTGATCTTCATTCCATTGCATTCATACTGGATCCAAGAGCTAAGATTAAGGGCTTTACCAAAGTGCTTAGAAAGTTGAATTCTCTTTTTAATGTTGATTACACTAATAAGTTGCTGGACACCAGAGCTCTTCTTTTTAGAATGTACAACAGGTATGATGCAATATATGGCTCTGTTAGGCTCAAAAGGGCTGTTCCTGCGTCCCTTTCTGGTAAAAAAAGAACAGCTTGGGCTGAcatttatgatgatgatgagcttgacATTGGAGCTGGTTGTTCTTCCCTCCCTCCTAATCTTGATCAGTCCAGGGGTGTTTCTGCCACTTCTTTGCTACAGGCAGCTTCTGCTTCTAACTCTAGTGAGCTTGCATCCTACCTGGACTCTGACACAGTCAGCCAGTTAGATGATGATTTTGACCTCATGCAATGGTGGCATGAGCACAAGCTTACTTATCATATGCTTTCTattcttgcaaaagatatttttaCTGTGTCTGTGTCAACCATTTCTTCAGAATCTATCTTTAGCACTACTggcaggatcatcgaggagcgTCGCCGGAGGCTGAACCCTGAGACTGTGGAGGCACTAACCTGCATCACGGACTGGGAGAATGCTGAATCAGACTGCAGCACATGGTGGAGGATAAGGAGCTGAAAGAGGCCTTTGAAGCACTTTATCTTAATGTTGATTAAGTTTCCCATTTATGTAATGGTTCTGTAATAGCTATTAAGACTTGGACATGCTGGAGGCTGGATGtaatgaatttatgaacaatctTAGGAGCTGGTTGTACTCTTTTTCtgtttagggtttctcacaaaGGTGAGTTTTACCTCaacaggtttttaatgaggcagccattgcacagCTCCTACTTTAATTAGTTTTAGTTTTAAAACTTGCCTATTTTCTTTGCTGTTATTTGCTCTTTGCTGTTTTTTTTGCTGGCATTGTCTGATGTTTTTGATGAGTTAGAAGTTATCTCTGTGAACTTATGATTTGAATGAATGTTTTTGTAATTTCAGTGCCAGGGCCGGCACGGGGCACGTTGAGCTACCGTGCCGGCATGGCACGCCAGGCACGGTCCAGCAAGTTTAGTGCCGTGTCTGGGCCTGAACTCCGGCAcggtggcacggcacggcacggcacgcctTATTAATCGTGCCTGCCGTGCCGTGTCCAGGCGGGCTAGGGCCGTGTAGCGCCGTGCCGGCACGTTTAGAAATCTTTACGTCTGGCGCCAGTGCCAGGGGACGAATGGCCGAGCATGTATATATATGGCTGCAGTGCGAGGAGGCCAGCTAGCAACGACGATACGGCAGCATCCAACCGGCCCGACGCGAGCCCGATCGGGAGAGGCAGCCGCACGCAGGCGGCGTCCGATGCGAGCTGAAACCGGCAATGGCGCGGCTTTCCCTCTGTCTATCGCGTCGCGTCGAAGGATACGCAGTAGTAGACTAGGAGGAGGATGCGCGGTCGAGATTGCCGCGTACGTGCTCGTCTGATTATTACTAGTATTTTTTTTACAATTGCAACGCGATTTATATGCATGCGTTGTAAATAAACTAATAAGCCTGATGGAAGAGGATGACAGATCTGATGAGTAACTGATATATATGTAAATAAATGGGGAAATCATATCGCAAATGAGGAaatcatcagcctgttcgtttggtcttattcggcttataagtcatggtttatcagccaacgaacagtatttttttttcacaccaaatcaaccaacagtactttcagccatggcttataagccagacaAGGCCAAACACACATGACGCATATATATAGCAATAACAATTGATGAGGCGATGGCAATGCATCCTCGCTCGGCCCTCGCCGCCTAGTAGTGCCCAACATAAGTCGTGTACACAAGGATTATAAACGCGCTAGGCGCTCTAAGATATGAGATTGATTGATTACATGTGACCGACCGGCCGGGGAATGGACGTATCATGCATGCACATATATACGTTCGGAATTAATTAGTCTCGCACCATGTCCACGGATACTAATTCTATGCATAGACTACTCCGGCCTCCatccacacaaaaaaaaaacaattataaATTTGTGATAAGTCAAAAATTTCTTAAATATTTAATACTATATAATTactctaataatatttatttaatacaataaatgttaatatttttaATGGATTCGATCAAACTCAGAATCGGTTGAGAACCGAGAACtacatttcttttcttttatttttgtaAACGAGGGGAAGTAGTAGGTCGGAGCGAACGAGAGCACTACGTACACTATTGGTATATCATCACCCAGCGGCCCGCATGTATCGGTAGACGCACGTAACGCAACGCTTCCCAGGGATCGAGTGATCGACCAGCCGGCatggaaaaaaaaaagagttcaCTGCTGCCGTCCACGCGTCCTGACTCGACTTGATGGAGACTTTTTTTTTTCCCAGCCGGCATCGTCCAAGCCGAGCACGCCCTACCGATCGATCCGGGGAGGCTCTCCTAGTCCTAGACTCCTAGTATAGTAGCAAAGCAGCAAAGCCGTGCCGCGGTGGCAAGTGCCAAAGATGGGAACGCGGGAAGCTGCGTGGAAATTTCATCGTGTAGCGCGCGGGCGAAGGGTCATGGCTCAGGAGAACAACACCCCACGCGTGCATTGCCTTGTGCCGATGTTAGTTCTGACGCAGTGCATTGGTTCCGTCCGATCCGAGCTGAAACCGCAAAGGCTTCTAGTGGAAAAGGCTTTGAGGCTTTTACACGTAAGTCATTAAAAACGTTTGTAATTACACATAAGTTATTAAAAAAATTGACTGTACACGAGTGTCATCGTTCtaaacttctttgctctccaagctATTCCGTCAGTGTTCTGTCCGTTTTTCACCGTTTAGAGTCCTGACAAGTGGATCCGGTCAGTCAAAACATCCATAATACCCATCTCATCCctgtcccctctctctctctctcaaactctctctctctctcgtgcgtGCGGCCGGGGCGGTGCTGCTGATGGTGGCCATGAGCTTGGGCGAGCGCACGGCGCTAGGCTCGACTCGGTGTTCGATAGGCGGCCACGGAGGGCCAGCGCCTCACGCGCTTGCTGCACCCACGCGAGGGCACTAGGGGCCGAGCCGCCCTGGGCGCTAGGCGCTGGACGAGTGGGGCGCTGACATCCCCTGCACTTCTCCTCCAAGCGATGAACACAAGCCGAGCACAAGAACAGAGAAAAAGAACGAACCGAGGGAGAGCAGGGAACGGGACCTGGGCGACGCACGAACGGATGGAGGACGTCGCGACTTCACCGGTCGTTCGGGCACCTGGACCAAGAGCGAGCACCGCTCAGATGAGCGCTCACGACGCAAAGCGCTCGGCGCTGGTAGCGCTGCTGCCTGGCCTCATCTGCGACAAACGAGCAGTAGACCGAGCAAAAGAACAGAGAAGAGGGCGGCAAGAAAACTGACGAAATCCGACTCAAATCAAGAGGAATTGCTCCCAAACTTTGGTCAGATGAAATTCAACTTGGTACCAACCTATCCCGAAGAAATCATCGCCTGGGATTGACCCAGAACCCGAAAAAATCAGATCGTGGCCAAGAACAAAAACAACTGCGAAAATGGAGAAGAAGATGGCGGTGCTGCTGATGGTGGCCGCTCTGGCCGTGGCCATCCTCAAGGTGACCGCCTCGGCGCCGCTGCTCCGCGCGGCCGCCTAGCCTAGCCCCAGTCGCGCGGGCGTGGGGGAGCTCCGCCCCGGCcgtcgcgggcgcgggcgcgggggagCTCCGCCCCGGCCGCACGCACGAGAAGAGAGAGAGGATAGGGATAAGAGGGTAGTATGGACGTTTTGACTGACCGGACCCACTTGTTAGGACTCTAAACGGTGAAAAAAGGACGGAATGGCTtagagagcaaagaagttcagaacgatggcactcgtgtgcggttaatttttttaatgacttatgtgtaattacaaaatttttttaatagcatacatgtaaaagcctcGATGGCTAGTGCCATGTGCCGTGCCGAGACAAAGACGAcactgttcgcttatcttataatccgtactttcagcttattttttagctatttttctctcgcaacaaatcagtcggaaccgTGTTTCGACTTATTTTCTCGACGAAGCGAACGGGCCAAAACACAAATGCGATACCGCGTGACACGATCTCATGCATTGGAGTAAATGCAGTAGCCTAGGAGGAGGACGCGGTCGAGATTGGAGTAGGGTAGATGCCCTACCTAGTAGGAGGACGCGTACTGTACGTGCTCGTCTGAATTGTTTTGAGTGGGGCAACGTGGTATGtataggtttttttttttttttgagaaacatgTAGATGGCTATATGCACTGCTAAGGTAACTAAAAGAACAGGGGAGAACATGTATATGGGCTGCAGCCCAGTTCTACTTCGaaatatatataattttttaaaTGGGCCTCGATCCTTCCTCGTCACGGACTCACTTGTGGACTTGAAAATGCTGCGATCGAGTCGGGGCATGAAGCTATGAGGCCCAAACGGGAGTGGAGAGGAGGAACTGAGAAAGGGGAAGACAAGAAGAGCCGTCATCATTGCCTCGTTGAGTCGTTGGCATTGAACGTGGGTTCGATCGACTCCCCTTTTCTCATAAATTGATTTGCTTTGCTGACTGGATTTCAGGCATCAAAACAATAGGAGGTTAAAAAAAATACATCTCAAGACGAAACAATCGTGCATTAGGTCCATCCAGGAGAAGCTAATGTTTCGATTTCGTAGATGAAAAAAATCGCAAATTTTGACAAACGGAAACAGTGACTCCAGaagaacaaaaaaaacaaaagcaCGCAGAATCCTATGAGATCAAGACAAATGCCACCCCAATATGGTTGGTTGATCTGAGggcagcaatatcaagaatttgCTGGCTACTGCAAGAGAAATGTGAATCAGATGATGAAGCTAGATATGCATTCAGATACAAATGTGTAGCATACAGCCACAGATTACATGTCATGCATAAATAAGTGCTAGGAATTTTTAAGCGCCAAAGCCAGGCATCAACACAGGACAATAAAAGAAAATCAACAACCAAGTCAAGCCGTTCTGTGAAAAGAATTCTCCTCCTTGTACAGCATCATCATAAGTAAACATTATTATTGAAAATAAAGATCGGTACAATGAAAAACTAATATAAGAATATATACAACAAATACATGATACTTTAGTCTTATTGAGTAGGTAATATGGTTCAATAATAGATAACTGAACGACTAACTTAAGTTTAAGAGTGCATACTTAATTCCAAAACAGCAAGCTAAGCTGGGTGATTACATAGCATCAGTTGGGAATATCCAAGTTGGACGCCACCGACCACCACGATGCTAGCTGTGGCACAGCTGCGGTCTCTGATAACAAGGGTTTGATGATCCCATTTTTCATGTTGTACACACCACTGTCACCAAGAGGATCAGCAGCATGGTTCGCCAGAAAATAGTCACGCATGAAATATATGCAGTTCTCTTCAACTCCAGTGCACTCTCCAGCAGGAAAAGACTTGGAGCAGTGCTTCCCAACAAAGAGAGCTTGGCCACCCAACTCAGAGACACATTTCCATTGGCCTGGTTTGGTGCTCAAATCTGCCTCATAGACCTGAAACCCTGCAGTGCGATCAGACTCCAAGGGACAAGGTTTTATTTCTGGATTACACCCAATCATTCGTCTCACCAACAACAGTCTACCACAACATTCAACTAGATAACTCAGCGCCATGCGCGAGCCGGGCAAGGGTCGGGGTGGCATAAGTATTGTAGTGGGGTGACTGGTTATGCATAGGACGGAGGATATCTTTGGCTTACTATTAAGGCCATAAGTAATCTCAAATATTGAAAGCACATCGCCACTAACACCATACAACTTTCCATTAAAGAAGGTAATATCACCAAGGAGGGACAGTCGTGGCTGGTGATGAGCCCAAGAGGAGTCAGGGTGCAACTCCAAGTCAACTGCGATTGGTGGCTGACAGATACGAATTCTGCCACCACCTACCAAGATCAGCGCAATAAGGGAACCTGGTGATGATTCCAAGGGCGAGGGTGCCACCAGCTTAAAGAAATGAGAATTATAATATCTGTTGTTTGAATTGAACCACGTGGTGGCTAGCTTAGAAAAGTCCAGTGTGGCCTTGGAAAAAGGGTTCATCAGTGAGCATCAAAACCCTATGAGAttaaaaaaaaatatacatctCAAGACGAAACAATTGTGCATTAAGTCCGTCCAGAAGAAGCTAACGTTATGATTTTGTAGATGAAGAAAATCTCTCAACCAAATTTGACGCTCCTCAGTAGCTGCACAGAACGAACTCCGCAAATTTTGACAAACGAAAACAAAGACTCCAGAAGAACAAAAACAAAAGCACGCAGAATCCAATGATGCGATCAAGAATTCAAAGACAAATTCCACCCCAATATGGTCGGTTCATCTGAGggcagcaatatcaagaatttgTTGGCCGCTGGAAGAGCAATGCATATGATGAAGCAAGAAATGTGCATCAGATGATGAAGCAAGATATGCATTCAGATACAAATGTGTAAGATACAACCACGGATTACACGTCATACATACATCAGAGCTAGGACTTTTTAAGCACCAAAGCCAGGCATCACCACAggacaatagaagaaaatcaataACCAGGTCAAGCCATTCTGTGAAATGAAATTCACCTTGGCACACCATCACCATAAGTAAACATTATTATCGAAAATAAGCTCGGtacaatgaaaaactagcataggAATATACAGCAAATAGATAGATGATACTTTATTCCTGCTGAGTAGCTAATATGGTTCAATAACAGATAACTGGACAGCTAGCATAAGTTTAAGAGTGCAAAAACAGCAAGCTAAGCTGGATGATTACAAAGCATCAGCTGGAAATATCCAAGTTGGACGCCACTGACCACCACGATGCTGTGGCACAGCTGCAGTCTCTGATAACAAGGGTTTGATATTCCCACTTTTCATGTTGTACACACCACTGTCACTAAGAGGATCAGCAGCAAGGTTTGCAGGAAAATAGTCACGCATGAAATATATGCAGTTCTCTTCAACTCCAGTGCACTCCCCAGCAGGAAAAGACTTGGAGCAGTGCATCCCAACAAAGAGAGCTTGGCTACCCAACTCACGGACACATATCCATTGGCCTGGTTTGGTGATCAAATCTGCCTCAAAGACCTGAAACCCTGCAGTGCGATCAGACTCCAAGGGACAAGGTTTTATTTCTGGATTACACCCAATCATTCGTCTCACCATCAACAGTTTACCACAACATTCAACTAGATAACTCAGCAACAAGCACGTGCCGGGCAATGGTTGGGGCAGTCTAAGTGTAAAAGTGGGGTAACTAGTTATGCATCGGATGGATGATATCTTTGGCTTACCATTAAGACCGTAATTAATCTCAAATATTGAAAGCACATTGCCATTAAGACCATACAACTTTCCATTAAAGAAGGTAATATCATCAAGGTGCAACCGCAAGTCAACTGCGATTGGTGGCTGGCAGATACGAAGTCTaccatcaccttccagcgcaacAAGGGAACCTGGTGATGATTCCAAGGGCAAGGGTGCCATCAGCTTATAGAAATGTGAATTATAATATCTGGAGTTTCCATTGAGCCACGTGATGTCTAGCTTAGAAATATTCAGTGTGGCCTTGGAGAAAAGGTTCATCAGTGAGCAATCACCATCACTATTATGCACAAAGAACATCCAGTTGTCAACAGAACCTCTGCAAAAACCCTTATCTGGTATCGGCATTCTGATAATTTTACCATCTGGAATACTCAAGAAGGTCCCGTCAAGGAGGGTAAGCCAAGGAAGCAGTGGGGGCAGGGGATCTAGCTGAGCGTTGGAACGCCATGGGCGGCACACTGCCCTTAGTCGAACACGGTCAGCTAAGGAGGGCAACCGCCTGAGAACAAGCCCCAAAATTTCTGGCAGGAGGTCTGGCCAAGACGAAGATCGTGCCTCCTTCATCATAAAAATGCAGGCCTGAGATGAAATTACACAAGGCTCAGAGTTAACAAACTACAGACATAACAATGTTAACATGAGCAGTGAATCAAGCACCATATACTATGAATAAGGCAGATCAGTTCAAAATAACAGAATGACAAGCTTAGGGTTTCACAGCTTTCAATCCAGTTTGGAATGTGATTCTTGGAATGACTCGTAAAGTGAATTTACATATCTGTCTTTATAGAAGGATTGTCATGACAACATTAAGGAttaaaatgacaagctagaaaaacaaaagaacaaaCTGAAAATTGGCTAAAGCAAGTTCTTTTATCTTAGGCCAATTGGTATTATCTGAAAAGAACATACTAGAGTGATTGACCCTTAACATGAACAAGACATTAGCATCCCTCTATTGTGCACAGAATCATCCTCTAAAATAGTACGGTTAGCTAGCTAGCCATGTTAGTGTCAATGACCATCACTGCATATTCACAGTAAATGATTTAAATGGAGGTGCAACCATTCTGAAAACTA
The nucleotide sequence above comes from Miscanthus floridulus cultivar M001 chromosome 18, ASM1932011v1, whole genome shotgun sequence. Encoded proteins:
- the LOC136521765 gene encoding F-box protein At2g26160-like; amino-acid sequence: MMKEARSSSWPDLLPEILGLVLRRLPSLADRVRLRAVCRPWRSNAQLDPLPPLLPWLTLLDGTFLSIPDGKIIRMPIPDKGFCRGSVDNWMFFVHNSDGDCSLMNLFSKATLNISKLDITWLNGNSRYYNSHFYKLMAPLPLESSPGSLVALEGDGRLRICQPPIAVDLRLHLDDITFFNGKLYGLNGNVLSIFEINYGLNGKPKISSIRCITSYPTFTLRLPQPLPGTCLLLSYLVECCGKLLMVRRMIGCNPEIKPCPLESDRTAGFQVFEADLITKPGQWICVRELGSQALFVGMHCSKSFPAGECTGVEENCIYFMRDYFPANLAADPLSDSGVYNMKSGNIKPLLSETAAVPQHRGGQWRPTWIFPADAL